The Stappia sp. genome window below encodes:
- a CDS encoding MFS transporter, which yields MPFWTFVRDNARWLGAGLLLTFFSSFGQTFFISLIAGDLRAEFDLSHGDFGGLYMAATLLSAASLTVIGKVVDTRPLVVVAGGVVAGLALFTAAMASVASVAMLFVVLYGLRLFGQGMMTHVAMTAMGRWYAAQRGRAVSIASIGIQMGEASLPLVFVSLSAWLGWRGAWWLGVAVLVCVALPALLALLRVERLPRGTGAPEEEGAVPLRHWTRGEVLRDPAFWVISLGTLAPPFIGTTIFFHQVYLVELRGWTLAHFASAFVAMSAMTLTFALIAGWLIDKVTALRILPVFLLPLAAACVVLASVTHPAAAFAFMALLGVSYGFSSTLFGALWPEVYGTRHLGAIRSVTVALMVLASALGPGVTGYLIDLGVAYETQMLAMAGYCLVAAGAMTLAARAVRARQA from the coding sequence ATGCCGTTCTGGACTTTTGTACGCGACAATGCGCGCTGGCTCGGTGCCGGCCTGCTGCTGACGTTTTTCTCCAGCTTCGGGCAAACCTTCTTCATCTCGCTGATCGCCGGCGATCTGAGAGCCGAGTTCGATCTGTCGCACGGCGACTTCGGCGGGCTCTACATGGCCGCCACGCTTCTGTCCGCCGCTTCCCTCACCGTGATCGGCAAGGTGGTGGACACCCGGCCGCTGGTCGTGGTGGCCGGCGGGGTCGTCGCGGGTCTTGCGCTCTTCACCGCCGCCATGGCGAGCGTCGCGTCGGTGGCGATGCTCTTCGTCGTGCTCTACGGGCTGCGGCTGTTCGGCCAGGGCATGATGACCCATGTGGCCATGACGGCGATGGGCCGCTGGTATGCCGCGCAGCGTGGCCGCGCGGTGTCCATCGCCTCCATCGGCATCCAGATGGGCGAGGCGAGCCTGCCGCTCGTCTTCGTGAGCCTGTCGGCCTGGCTCGGCTGGCGCGGCGCGTGGTGGCTCGGGGTCGCGGTTCTGGTCTGCGTCGCGCTGCCGGCGCTGCTCGCATTGCTGCGCGTCGAGCGCCTGCCGCGCGGCACCGGCGCGCCAGAGGAGGAGGGGGCCGTTCCGCTTCGTCACTGGACGCGCGGCGAGGTGCTGCGCGATCCGGCCTTCTGGGTGATCTCGCTCGGCACGCTGGCGCCGCCCTTCATCGGCACGACGATTTTCTTCCATCAGGTCTATCTGGTGGAACTGCGCGGCTGGACGCTCGCCCATTTCGCCTCCGCCTTCGTCGCCATGTCGGCGATGACGCTCACCTTCGCGCTGATCGCGGGCTGGCTGATCGACAAGGTGACGGCGCTGCGCATCCTGCCGGTCTTCCTGCTGCCGCTGGCGGCGGCCTGCGTAGTGCTGGCGAGCGTCACCCATCCGGCGGCCGCCTTCGCCTTCATGGCGCTGCTCGGCGTCAGCTACGGCTTCAGCTCGACGCTGTTCGGCGCGCTGTGGCCGGAGGTCTATGGCACCCGGCATCTTGGCGCCATTCGCTCCGTCACGGTGGCGCTGATGGTGCTTGCCTCGGCGCTCGGGCCCGGGGTGACGGGATATCTGATCGATCTCGGCGTGGCCTATGAGACCCAGATGCTGGCGATGGCGGGGTATTGCCTTGTCGCCGCCGGCGCGATGACGCTCGCCGCGCGGGCGGTGCGCGCCCGGCAGGCGTGA
- a CDS encoding NAD+ synthase produces the protein MTHASSLADSGRLRLAVAQLNPTVGDVAGNLERARAARGEAAAQGADLVLFSELFLSGYPPEDLVLKPAFVAACRAALDALAAETADGGPGVIVGLPWREGDLLHNAVALLDGGRIEGVRFKVDLPNYGEFDEKRVFQPGPLPGPVGFRGIRLGLPICEDAWSDEVCECLAETGAELLLVPNGSPFYAGKPDVRMQVMVQRVVETDLPLVYCNQIGGQDELVFDGASFALQADRTLAFQMPEFTESLTVTDWQRDDAGVWICRTGDRAALPDLDAARWSACVLGLRDYVEKNGFPGVILGLSGGIDSAVVAAMAVDALGPERVHCVMLPYRYTSRESLSDAGACADALGLRYDTVAIAPAVEGFEAALADLFAGTEAGVTEENLQSRTRGTILMAISNKFGYMVATTGNKSELSVGYATLYGDMNGGFNPIKDLYKTQVYRLAAWRNAHRPEGLFGPEGEVIPSNILTKVPSAELREGQTDQDSLPPYDVLDDILECLVENEMSVGDIEARGHDRALIHRIEHLLYIAEYKRRQAAPGVKITRKNFGRDRRYPITNRFRDRS, from the coding sequence ATGACACACGCTTCCTCTCTCGCAGACAGCGGTCGACTGCGTCTTGCCGTCGCCCAGCTCAATCCGACGGTCGGCGACGTCGCAGGCAACCTGGAGCGCGCCCGCGCCGCGCGCGGCGAGGCGGCGGCGCAGGGTGCGGACCTCGTGCTCTTTTCCGAATTGTTCCTGAGCGGCTATCCGCCGGAAGACCTGGTGCTCAAGCCGGCCTTCGTCGCCGCCTGCCGGGCGGCGCTCGACGCGCTGGCCGCCGAGACCGCCGACGGCGGGCCCGGCGTCATCGTCGGTCTGCCGTGGCGCGAGGGCGATCTGCTGCACAATGCGGTCGCGCTGCTCGACGGCGGGCGGATCGAGGGGGTGCGCTTCAAGGTGGATCTGCCCAACTACGGCGAGTTCGACGAAAAGCGCGTGTTCCAGCCGGGGCCTCTGCCCGGGCCGGTCGGCTTTCGCGGCATCCGTCTGGGACTTCCGATCTGCGAGGATGCGTGGAGCGACGAGGTGTGCGAATGCCTCGCCGAGACGGGCGCGGAACTGCTGCTGGTGCCGAACGGCTCACCGTTCTACGCGGGAAAGCCGGACGTGCGCATGCAGGTCATGGTCCAGCGGGTGGTGGAGACCGATCTTCCGCTCGTCTATTGCAATCAGATCGGCGGTCAGGACGAACTGGTCTTCGACGGCGCGTCCTTCGCGCTGCAGGCCGACCGCACGTTGGCCTTCCAGATGCCGGAATTCACGGAAAGCCTGACGGTCACCGACTGGCAGCGCGACGACGCGGGCGTGTGGATCTGCCGGACGGGCGACCGCGCGGCGCTGCCGGATCTCGACGCGGCGCGCTGGAGCGCCTGCGTGCTGGGCCTGCGCGATTATGTCGAGAAGAACGGCTTTCCCGGCGTGATCCTCGGGCTTTCCGGGGGCATCGACAGTGCGGTGGTGGCGGCGATGGCCGTCGATGCGCTGGGGCCCGAGCGGGTGCATTGCGTCATGCTGCCCTACCGCTACACCTCGCGGGAGAGCCTGAGCGACGCCGGGGCCTGCGCCGATGCGCTGGGTCTGCGCTACGACACGGTCGCCATCGCCCCGGCGGTGGAGGGCTTCGAGGCAGCGCTCGCCGATCTCTTCGCCGGCACGGAGGCCGGGGTGACGGAGGAAAACCTGCAGTCGCGCACGCGCGGCACCATCCTGATGGCGATCTCCAACAAGTTCGGCTACATGGTCGCCACCACGGGCAACAAGTCGGAACTCTCGGTCGGCTACGCCACGCTCTACGGCGACATGAACGGCGGCTTCAATCCGATCAAGGACCTCTACAAGACGCAGGTCTATCGGCTTGCCGCCTGGCGCAATGCCCATCGCCCCGAGGGGCTCTTCGGCCCCGAGGGCGAGGTGATCCCCTCGAACATTCTGACGAAGGTGCCGTCGGCCGAGTTGCGCGAGGGCCAGACGGACCAGGATTCGCTGCCGCCCTACGATGTGCTCGACGACATTCTGGAATGCCTGGTGGAAAACGAGATGTCCGTCGGCGACATCGAGGCGCGCGGGCACGATCGCGCGCTCATCCATCGCATCGAGCATCTGCTCTACATCGCTGAATACAAACGCCGTCAGGCCGCGCCGGGCGTGAAGATCACGCGCAAGAACTTCGGTCGCGACCGGCGCTATCCGATCACAAACCGCTTCCGCGACCGCAGCTGA
- a CDS encoding response regulator → MQLDLSDVSILVIDDNHHMRSLFRAILSGFGVRRIFEAADGADGLAVAVDRRPDVIICDWVMAPLSGEEFLAILRGDTDELVATTPVIMVSADARKPVILRALGLGMHEFLAKPVSPALLYQRLLRVLTEYRPFVRRAGFFGPAPRGGGAPVAGAAMAAGGHGAPSNCDMVLL, encoded by the coding sequence ATGCAACTCGATCTGTCCGACGTGTCGATCCTTGTAATCGACGACAATCATCACATGCGCAGCCTGTTCCGGGCCATTCTGAGCGGCTTCGGGGTGCGGCGGATCTTCGAGGCGGCTGACGGCGCCGACGGCCTGGCGGTGGCGGTGGACCGCCGTCCGGACGTGATCATCTGCGACTGGGTGATGGCGCCGCTCAGCGGCGAGGAGTTTCTCGCGATCCTGCGTGGCGACACCGACGAGCTGGTGGCGACGACGCCGGTGATCATGGTCAGCGCGGATGCCCGCAAGCCGGTGATCCTGCGCGCGCTCGGTCTCGGCATGCACGAATTTCTCGCCAAGCCCGTCTCGCCCGCGCTGCTCTATCAGCGCTTGCTGCGTGTCCTGACGGAGTATCGCCCCTTTGTGCGCCGCGCAGGGTTCTTCGGTCCCGCCCCGCGCGGCGGCGGCGCGCCGGTCGCCGGGGCAGCGATGGCCGCCGGAGGGCACGGCGCTCCTTCGAATTGCGACATGGTCCTGCTCTAG
- a CDS encoding class II 3-deoxy-7-phosphoheptulonate synthase has protein sequence MAKNWSPDSWRSKPIVQVPEYRDAEALGAVERRLADFPPLVFAGEARKLKAQLADVSEGRGFLLQGGDCAESFAEHHADHIRDFFTVFLQMAVVLTYAASQPVVKVGRIAGQFAKPRSSPMEKQGDVELPSYRGDIVNDIAFTPEGREPDPQRQIMAYRQAAATLNLLRAFAQGGFANLDHVHRWMLSFVKDSPQSHRYQALADRISESLEFMRACGIDPDTAPQLRSTDFFTSHEALLLGYEEALTRVDSTSGNWYATSGHMLWIGDRTRQPDHAHVEYFRGIENPIGLKCGPSLTPDGLLELIDTLNPANEAGRLTLICRFGADKVFEHLPALVRAVEREGRKVVWSCDPMHGNTVTASGYKTRPFDRILREVEAFFAVHRAEGTYAGGIHVEMTGKNVTECTGGARALKAEDLADRYHTHCDPRLNAEQAIELAFLVAENVRKERDARGEAREAAVG, from the coding sequence ATGGCGAAGAACTGGTCACCCGACAGCTGGCGGTCGAAACCGATCGTGCAGGTGCCGGAGTATCGCGACGCGGAGGCGCTCGGCGCCGTGGAGCGACGTCTCGCCGACTTTCCCCCGCTCGTGTTTGCCGGTGAGGCGCGCAAGCTCAAGGCGCAGCTCGCCGATGTGTCGGAGGGGCGCGGCTTCCTCCTGCAGGGCGGCGATTGCGCGGAGAGCTTCGCCGAGCATCATGCCGATCACATCCGCGATTTCTTCACCGTCTTCCTGCAGATGGCGGTGGTGCTGACCTATGCCGCGTCCCAGCCGGTGGTGAAGGTGGGCCGCATCGCCGGCCAGTTCGCCAAGCCGCGCTCCTCGCCCATGGAAAAACAGGGCGACGTGGAGCTGCCGAGCTATCGCGGCGACATCGTCAACGACATCGCCTTCACGCCGGAGGGGCGCGAGCCCGATCCGCAGCGCCAGATCATGGCCTATCGTCAGGCGGCGGCGACGCTGAACCTGCTGCGCGCCTTCGCGCAGGGCGGCTTTGCCAATCTCGACCACGTGCATCGCTGGATGCTGTCCTTCGTCAAGGACAGCCCGCAGAGCCATCGCTATCAGGCGCTCGCCGACCGGATTTCGGAAAGCCTTGAGTTCATGCGTGCCTGCGGCATCGATCCGGACACGGCGCCGCAACTGCGTTCCACCGATTTCTTCACCAGCCACGAGGCACTGCTGCTGGGCTACGAGGAAGCGCTGACGCGCGTCGACAGCACGTCGGGCAACTGGTACGCGACGTCGGGCCACATGCTGTGGATCGGCGACCGCACGCGCCAGCCCGACCATGCGCATGTCGAATACTTCCGTGGCATCGAGAACCCGATCGGCCTCAAGTGCGGTCCCTCGCTCACGCCCGACGGGCTGCTGGAGCTCATCGACACGCTCAATCCGGCGAACGAGGCGGGCCGGCTCACGCTGATCTGCCGCTTCGGCGCCGACAAGGTGTTCGAGCATCTGCCGGCGCTGGTGCGCGCGGTGGAGCGCGAGGGGCGCAAGGTCGTGTGGTCCTGCGATCCCATGCATGGCAACACCGTCACCGCCAGCGGCTACAAGACCCGGCCCTTCGACCGGATCCTGCGCGAGGTGGAGGCCTTTTTCGCCGTCCATCGCGCGGAAGGCACCTATGCCGGCGGCATTCACGTGGAGATGACCGGCAAGAACGTCACCGAATGCACCGGTGGTGCCCGCGCCCTCAAGGCCGAGGATCTGGCCGACCGCTATCACACCCATTGCGACCCGCGCCTCAACGCGGAACAGGCGATCGAGCTGGCGTTCCTGGTGGCGGAGAACGTGCGCAAGGAGCGCGACGCGCGCGGCGAGGCCCGCGAGGCGGCCGTCGGCTGA
- a CDS encoding VIT1/CCC1 transporter family protein, translated as MRLEHDHSREAIAARLADGPRVSYLRDWIYGGIDGAVTTFAIVAGSVGANLSARVILILGVANLLADGFSMAAANYSGTKAEHDDYRRLKAMEERHIDAEPDGEEEEIRQIFQAKGYRGPELEQLTSLITSRRKVWVETMLAEEHGVSGTLHDPARAALATFSAFVLCGAVPLVPFVAGLDASAPAAAIATGAVFFAIGSAKSIWSTQSWLRSGLETVMIGMGAAGLAWLAGYLLERIIT; from the coding sequence ATGCGTCTGGAACACGACCACAGCCGCGAGGCCATCGCCGCGCGCCTTGCCGACGGCCCGCGCGTCAGCTATCTGCGCGACTGGATCTACGGCGGCATCGACGGCGCCGTCACCACCTTCGCCATCGTCGCCGGCAGCGTCGGCGCCAATCTGTCGGCCCGCGTGATCCTGATCCTCGGCGTCGCCAATCTGCTCGCCGACGGCTTCTCGATGGCGGCGGCCAACTACTCCGGGACCAAGGCGGAGCATGACGACTATCGCCGCCTCAAGGCGATGGAGGAGCGCCACATCGACGCCGAACCCGACGGCGAGGAAGAGGAAATCCGCCAGATCTTCCAGGCCAAGGGCTATCGCGGTCCGGAACTGGAACAGCTCACGAGCCTGATCACCTCGCGCCGCAAGGTCTGGGTCGAAACCATGCTCGCCGAGGAGCACGGCGTGTCCGGCACGCTGCACGACCCCGCGCGCGCCGCGCTCGCGACCTTCTCCGCCTTCGTGCTGTGCGGCGCCGTGCCCCTGGTGCCCTTCGTCGCGGGGCTGGACGCCTCCGCCCCGGCAGCCGCCATCGCGACCGGCGCGGTCTTCTTCGCGATCGGCTCGGCGAAATCCATCTGGTCGACCCAGTCGTGGCTGCGCTCGGGACTGGAGACGGTCATGATCGGCATGGGCGCCGCGGGGCTCGCCTGGCTCGCCGGATACCTGCTGGAGCGCATCATCACCTGA
- a CDS encoding AsmA-like C-terminal domain-containing protein, with protein sequence MIRREKPLRTTLHRRRSRWRAALGLVTLALFVAVGAGIVAFAMQGPVSVPALARMIEDRVSRDEVRLTIGAATLDVSGGFPARLELENAAVEVAGESPLTLTLPRIVVPLTLSSALAGGADLNEVVLEQPRLDLQPGGAGLDGIPDMADLGQAADRIARLALTQLSDRGVERIEMRSGEILARSGQTYRVSGIDAEVTREGADTLRVEADVAGRVGRWEATAIRRIDAETGDRRIALDVRDITLGEFLPSETRMRAGRGLGVPARARMDLVLDAEGAFRSNTLGFLVSPGWVNTGKTVVSFDRIDLQLQWEADRPGFRIAPSSYLRGNTAIPIEGIVEPPRDWQEMWSYRIVSRDALLGPSDVPGPPFAMNNLLLEGRADPAARELHFDRVALRAGTATIDGAGSLRLAEDGPYLALAMESGAMPVATLKRLWPITVVPPARDWVIEHMLDGRILGGRATLALQPPVFDVDDPRPGWSGDDISVAIDFDNVSLKTLGTVPVAQAVSGRLTVADEILTVVSTGGAMIARAGEQIALEAGRFAIPDLRKPGIKTGELDLTLSGPAPSLAEVLDAEPFGVLTRNGIAPDDVSGAGTLSLDAAFELVKDVRIEDVDWRLTGRLTDFTSAAPIRGHGIARADLDVEADATRLVLNGRGRLDGLPADLDLVVPLGEGGDDAVVARQGVVIDATAEQLAARGIDLRPFVSGTLRLSSSEAGSEGPSDGQVYDIDLGRARIDLPQVGWSKAPGVPASASFTLRERDGLREVRGFRLTSEGVDIGGSLTLGADGDLLSASLSRFALRPSDDATLRVERRSGGYEVDLRARSFDGRGLMSSLSGGGDEVSAGDVGRLRIRADIDRMTGFNGVSVTDLNLRMTRAGGRLQDFALSGRTGGRDAFDLAMTGEGRGREVSGTIQDTGALLRFANLYERMRGGLGVLIVSMPEATSWTGTFKVRRLAITEDPAIRALAEAPVRTTPQRRQRETLTGSVKRGEASFSALDLAFERRGDLLTITEGTLSGASVGGTVAGQVNLKTRTLDMTGTFVPIFALNNLFAKIPILGFALGGGTDEGLIGVTYRLSGLISDPVLTVNPASAIAPGIFRKMFEYR encoded by the coding sequence TTGATCCGTCGGGAAAAACCCCTGCGTACGACGCTGCATCGCCGCCGTTCCCGCTGGCGCGCGGCGCTGGGGCTCGTCACCCTCGCCCTGTTCGTCGCGGTGGGGGCGGGGATCGTCGCCTTCGCGATGCAGGGGCCCGTCTCCGTGCCGGCGCTGGCGCGGATGATCGAGGACCGGGTGTCGCGCGACGAGGTGCGGCTGACGATCGGCGCGGCCACGCTGGATGTGTCGGGCGGCTTTCCGGCGCGGCTTGAACTGGAAAACGCCGCCGTCGAGGTGGCGGGCGAGAGCCCGCTGACCCTGACCCTTCCCCGGATCGTGGTGCCGCTGACGCTCTCCTCGGCGCTGGCCGGAGGGGCGGACCTGAACGAGGTCGTGCTTGAGCAGCCCCGACTGGATCTGCAGCCGGGCGGGGCGGGTCTCGACGGAATCCCCGACATGGCCGATCTGGGCCAGGCGGCGGACCGGATCGCGCGCCTGGCGTTGACGCAATTGTCGGACCGCGGCGTGGAGCGCATCGAGATGCGCTCGGGCGAGATCCTCGCCCGGTCCGGGCAGACCTATCGGGTGAGCGGGATCGACGCGGAGGTGACCCGCGAGGGTGCCGACACCTTGCGCGTGGAGGCCGATGTGGCGGGCCGCGTCGGTCGCTGGGAGGCCACCGCGATCCGCCGCATCGATGCCGAGACGGGTGACCGGCGCATCGCGCTCGACGTGCGCGACATCACGCTCGGCGAGTTTCTGCCGAGCGAGACGCGCATGCGCGCCGGCCGGGGTCTTGGCGTGCCGGCCCGTGCGCGCATGGACCTGGTCCTCGACGCGGAGGGCGCCTTCCGCTCCAACACGCTCGGATTTCTGGTGTCGCCGGGCTGGGTGAACACCGGCAAGACGGTGGTCAGCTTCGACCGGATCGATCTGCAACTCCAGTGGGAGGCCGACCGGCCGGGCTTTCGCATCGCGCCGTCGAGTTATCTGCGCGGCAACACGGCGATCCCCATCGAGGGCATCGTCGAGCCGCCGCGCGACTGGCAGGAGATGTGGTCGTACCGCATCGTGTCGCGGGACGCGCTGCTTGGGCCGAGCGACGTGCCGGGGCCGCCCTTCGCGATGAACAATCTTCTCCTGGAGGGGCGGGCCGATCCGGCCGCGCGCGAGCTGCATTTCGACCGGGTCGCGCTTCGGGCGGGCACCGCGACGATCGACGGCGCGGGATCGCTGCGCCTGGCGGAGGACGGGCCCTATCTCGCACTGGCGATGGAAAGCGGGGCGATGCCGGTGGCAACGCTCAAGCGGCTTTGGCCGATCACGGTGGTTCCGCCGGCGCGGGACTGGGTGATCGAGCACATGCTCGACGGCCGGATCCTGGGCGGGCGCGCGACGCTGGCGCTGCAGCCGCCGGTCTTCGACGTCGACGACCCGCGCCCGGGCTGGTCCGGCGACGACATCTCCGTCGCCATCGACTTCGACAACGTCAGCCTCAAGACGCTGGGCACCGTGCCGGTGGCACAGGCCGTGTCCGGCCGGCTGACGGTCGCCGACGAGATCCTGACCGTCGTCTCCACGGGCGGTGCGATGATCGCCCGGGCCGGGGAGCAGATCGCGCTCGAGGCCGGACGCTTCGCCATTCCCGATCTGCGCAAGCCCGGCATCAAGACGGGCGAACTGGATCTCACGCTGTCCGGGCCCGCGCCCTCGCTCGCGGAGGTGCTCGATGCCGAGCCCTTCGGCGTGCTCACCCGCAACGGCATCGCTCCGGACGATGTGTCGGGGGCGGGCACGCTGTCGCTGGATGCCGCGTTCGAACTCGTCAAGGACGTTCGGATCGAGGATGTCGACTGGCGGCTCACCGGCCGGCTGACGGATTTCACCAGCGCGGCGCCGATCCGTGGTCACGGCATCGCCCGCGCCGATCTCGACGTCGAGGCGGACGCCACGCGCCTCGTCCTGAACGGACGCGGGCGGCTCGACGGCCTGCCGGCGGACCTCGATCTCGTCGTGCCGCTCGGCGAGGGCGGCGACGATGCGGTCGTGGCGCGTCAGGGGGTCGTGATCGACGCGACCGCCGAACAACTCGCCGCGCGGGGCATCGACCTCAGGCCCTTCGTCAGCGGCACGCTGCGCCTGTCGAGCTCCGAGGCCGGCAGCGAGGGCCCCTCCGACGGGCAGGTCTATGACATCGATCTGGGGCGCGCCCGCATCGACCTGCCGCAGGTCGGCTGGAGCAAGGCACCGGGGGTGCCCGCGAGCGCCAGCTTCACGCTGCGCGAGCGCGACGGGCTGCGCGAGGTGCGCGGCTTCCGGCTGACGTCGGAAGGGGTGGACATCGGCGGCAGCCTGACGCTCGGTGCCGACGGCGATCTGCTGAGCGCGTCGCTCTCGCGCTTTGCCCTGCGCCCCAGCGACGACGCGACCTTGCGCGTGGAGCGCCGGAGCGGCGGCTATGAGGTCGATCTGCGGGCCCGCAGCTTCGACGGTCGCGGGCTCATGTCCAGCCTGTCGGGCGGCGGCGACGAGGTAAGTGCGGGCGACGTCGGGCGGTTGCGCATCCGCGCCGATATCGACCGCATGACCGGCTTCAACGGCGTCAGCGTCACCGACCTGAACCTGCGCATGACGCGGGCGGGCGGGCGCCTGCAGGACTTCGCGCTGTCGGGGCGCACCGGCGGGCGCGATGCCTTCGATCTCGCCATGACCGGCGAGGGGCGCGGGCGGGAGGTGTCCGGCACGATCCAGGACACCGGCGCCCTGCTGCGCTTCGCCAATCTCTACGAGCGCATGCGCGGCGGTCTCGGCGTGCTGATCGTCTCGATGCCGGAGGCGACGTCCTGGACGGGAACCTTCAAGGTGCGGCGTCTGGCGATCACCGAGGATCCGGCCATTCGCGCGCTGGCCGAGGCGCCGGTGCGCACGACGCCGCAGCGCCGGCAGCGGGAAACCCTGACCGGTTCGGTCAAGCGCGGCGAGGCCTCCTTCAGCGCGCTCGATCTCGCCTTCGAGCGCAGGGGCGATCTGCTGACCATCACCGAGGGCACCCTGTCCGGCGCCTCCGTCGGCGGAACGGTGGCGGGGCAGGTGAACCTGAAGACCCGGACGCTCGACATGACGGGGACCTTCGTGCCGATCTTCGCGCTGAACAATCTCTTCGCGAAGATCCCGATCCTCGGCTTCGCGCTCGGCGGGGGAACCGACGAGGGGCTGATCGGCGTGACCTACCGGCTGTCCGGCCTGATCTCCGATCCGGTGCTCACCGTCAATCCGGCCTCCGCCATCGCGCCGGGGATCTTCCGCAAGATGTTCGAGTATCGCTGA
- the bcp gene encoding thioredoxin-dependent thiol peroxidase, translating to MADIERGQPAPDFDMETDGGGRVRLSDLRGKTVVLYFYPKDDTPGCTKEAIAFTGLKDAFEAEGAVIVGVSPDPVAKHDKFKAKHDLSVMLAADTDNAVAEAYGVWVEKNMYGKKYMGVERATFLIDAEGRLAEVWRKVKVPGHAEAVLEAVKATG from the coding sequence ATGGCGGATATCGAACGCGGACAGCCCGCACCCGACTTCGACATGGAAACCGATGGCGGCGGACGCGTCCGCCTCTCCGATCTGCGGGGCAAGACGGTCGTCCTGTATTTCTACCCCAAGGACGACACGCCGGGCTGCACCAAGGAGGCGATCGCCTTCACCGGGCTCAAGGACGCCTTCGAGGCGGAGGGCGCCGTGATCGTCGGCGTCTCGCCCGATCCGGTCGCCAAGCACGACAAGTTCAAGGCGAAGCACGACCTGTCCGTCATGCTGGCCGCCGACACCGACAATGCGGTGGCCGAGGCCTATGGCGTGTGGGTCGAGAAGAACATGTACGGCAAGAAATACATGGGCGTGGAGCGCGCCACCTTCCTGATCGATGCCGAAGGCAGGCTTGCCGAGGTCTGGCGCAAGGTAAAGGTGCCCGGTCACGCCGAGGCCGTGCTTGAAGCCGTCAAGGCGACCGGCTAG
- a CDS encoding ferritin-like domain-containing protein produces MPVSPARADVLDATPASLAAGARAVVAASDLDAKVRLAHATARAWFARSLSLRARTGGQPMPDQPGRPAEPVLLPPRDMPKRAIGGQAGRIALLHSLAHIELNAVDLTWDLVGRFADRPLPRSFFDDWVRVGLEEAKHFSLLRQRLIDLGSHYGALPAHHGLWEAAESTGHDLAARLAVIPLVLEARGLDITPTMIDKARGLGDAATADILAIIYRDEKRHVDAGAKWFRFLCDREGRDPERRFQDLVRRHFKGGLKPPFNDRARAEAGLTPGFYRPLVRLTG; encoded by the coding sequence GTGCCAGTTTCCCCCGCCCGCGCCGATGTTCTCGATGCCACGCCCGCCTCGCTGGCGGCCGGCGCAAGGGCCGTTGTCGCGGCCAGCGATCTCGACGCCAAGGTGCGGCTTGCCCATGCCACCGCCCGCGCCTGGTTCGCCCGCAGCCTGTCGCTGCGCGCCCGCACCGGCGGCCAGCCGATGCCCGATCAGCCGGGCCGGCCGGCGGAGCCCGTTCTGCTGCCGCCGCGCGACATGCCCAAGCGCGCCATCGGCGGACAGGCGGGCCGGATCGCCCTGCTGCATTCGCTCGCCCATATCGAACTCAACGCGGTGGATCTCACGTGGGATCTGGTCGGGCGCTTCGCCGACCGGCCGCTGCCGCGCTCCTTCTTCGACGACTGGGTGCGCGTCGGCCTGGAGGAAGCGAAGCATTTTTCCCTGCTGCGCCAGCGCCTCATCGATCTCGGCTCGCATTACGGCGCACTTCCCGCCCATCACGGCCTGTGGGAAGCGGCGGAAAGCACCGGCCACGATCTCGCCGCGCGGCTTGCGGTGATCCCCCTGGTGCTGGAGGCGCGCGGGCTCGACATCACCCCGACCATGATCGACAAGGCACGCGGGCTCGGCGACGCGGCGACCGCCGACATTCTCGCCATCATCTATCGCGACGAGAAACGCCACGTCGACGCCGGCGCCAAGTGGTTCCGCTTCCTGTGCGACCGCGAGGGCCGCGATCCCGAACGCCGGTTTCAGGACCTGGTGCGCCGGCATTTCAAGGGCGGGCTGAAACCGCCCTTCAACGACCGCGCCCGCGCCGAGGCCGGCCTGACGCCGGGCTTCTATCGCCCGCTCGTGCGGCTGACGGGCTGA